In one window of Rhinatrema bivittatum chromosome 10, aRhiBiv1.1, whole genome shotgun sequence DNA:
- the LOC115100300 gene encoding uncharacterized protein LOC115100300 encodes MAGAQQKESVADCNDYNKEGQTRREEATELHAECKQAPGQVEDILGAKSLKEQRRKQNAIYFSMIDHRWLYEEEEEEALKARRKVRKLLVKRCLGCDHGRRRKRIALWDSAEERGDPWLEHVTDSSDTETEASYPLCVPESPWQSTDISDDDFPFGHSPTFTDLDASNGYFPYYRTDGELSNSPDSPDSSFSSAEAEEGKLEREENGRVRGNEGRR; translated from the exons ATGGCTGGAGCCCAGCAGAAG GAATCAGTGGCTGACTGCAATGATTACAACAAAGAAGGCCAGACCAGAAGAGAGGAGGCCACTGAACTGCATGCAGAGTGCAAGCAGGCTCCTGGACAAGTTGAAGACATCCTAGGAGCCAAGTCATTGAAAGAGCAGCGCAGAAAGCAGAATGCAATCTATTTCTCAATGATAGACCACAGATGG CTGtacgaggaagaggaagaggaggcactGAAAGCGAGACGCAAAGTACGCAAGCTGCTGGTGAAGAGGTGCCTTGGATGTGACcatggaagaagaagaaagaggatTGCCCTGTGGGACAGTGCGGAGGAGAGAGGAGATCCATGGTTAGAG catgTGACAGATAGCTCCGACACAGAGACTGAAGCATCCTACCCACTCTGTGTGCCAGAGTCCCCCTGGCAATCAACTGACATCAGCGATGATGACTTCCCATTCGGTCACTCGCcaaccttcactgacctggacgCCTCTAACGGGTATTTTCCATACTACAGAACTGATGGGGAACTCAGTAACAGCCCGGACTCTCCAGACAGTTCATTTTCCAGTGCAGAGGCCGAAGAGGGTAAACtagagagggaagagaatggCAGAGTAAGAGGAAATGAAGGAAGACGTTGA